CAGCAATCTCTGCGTCATTGGTCGCAACGAAATGACAGTTTTTGTCTGTTAAGTAACTTGCCGATTTGTAAATTTTGTTGTAATGGAAGTCCTTATCAAATCCCATTAGGACTGCCTGGACATTTTCTCTGAATTCCATGTTAAGAAGGTCATCAACATGCAAACTTGAGATATCAGGATCGGGTCCTAAACCAAAATATTTCAGTCCAATTTTATCCATTTCATTTGCCATGCCGTGTGTTCCCATCATATAGACTTGGCCTGTAATGTTAAGAATATCTTTAAGGTACAAGGCCGCAACATATGCCACTCCAAAGACTTCATCTTCCTCTGCCTCAAAGCCTTGAGTCTTGAATTTGTGAAGGTAATGAGAATTTGAGTGAAAGCTATTGTTGGTTACAAAAAGAATCTGCTTTCCCAGTTTCCTTAAAAATTCAATGGCTCTTGGAATTCCTGGGATAGAGTTGTAGTGGTCAGTCGCCCACAATGTACCGTCCAAATCTAACAGAAAAGTGTCGTAGGAGTCTATGATCTCCCTAACTTTGGCGGAATCTGTCACAGTTGGAGTTTTCTTTAATGGTGACACAAGCGTACTTCCATACTTTCTGCCTCCATATCCGGATAGgtttttgcatttaattttatGAACAGCACACTGATTCCCGATTATTTTGTGTAAAGTTCTCCATTTCGAAAACATATTCATTTAGTTTATAATGATTGTGGGTATAGATACGAACTTGAAGATCTATATCCTATACACAGCCCAGTTGCTAGTTGTTAACTAGTAAGAAAATGACCTTCACCTTGCGCATTTACTGATCATGTGAATGTCGTTTGACAGAGAATTAAATTACTTCATTAGGcctaattttctttttattttatcatgatTTTATCTAATAAgcaataaatatacattttttttttacagaaagaTTTTCTTTTGCAAATTTTGGTAATTCTGCATTCCATATGTCTTTACGTCTTTCAAGCGTTTGTGACTACGAATATCGATATCGGCCCGTCGCGCCGAAGTTTGAGTAAGACTGGGCGGCggaatcaaaattttcaaaggaaTAAAAGAGCTCTAGGGATTGAATGGAATGTTACTTAGCTAGTTATCGTATACGTATTTGATTTAAACATGGACAAATTCAGGTAGACTTTATGGTACAACATCCCACGATATATATCGACTTAGATAGCTTTGCGACATTTTGGTCccaatatctgtttttaaactGTAAAAGGAGatcgagaaaaaaaaaatactacatacacatatataacgGTTTGGAGTCTCCTTATTCAgaggttttgtttgtttatatttaatACACAGTGCTTTTCTTTTGCCTACACCAAAATATGATAGAGGTGCAGTGGATTGTTTTTCTTCagtaatatagggttattgaacttatattggtgaatattggcacgagttggctgtcaaaatgcacgagcttgcgagtgcattttgacagccaacgagtgtcaatattcacctatataagttcaataacccttttattatatagctaaagtgtttagttgttaaattatatcccttttcactcaaactactccaaaatagacgagaattcatcaatattggcatctaaggtgaaggtgtgcaatatcggcatgcatttcttaactgttcaatatttaatccgtcattaatgcatgaagcaaaatgattttgtgaatggggacattataatttatgtacagtaaaacatttgcttaagtaaatatcaaataccggctctgtcagattcggaggaccgccgtctgccattttggcttgtttacgtcgttacggtaacgtcaatattgaacgctcatacttggaatgtttcgggcgcatacaatttacgcaatgcaaagttagcgttcaataaattctcaggatattgaacgctaactttctctagattttacgcagattttatgatagactatttattagctatataataaagcaGGATACACGATTATTTTGTGTGCAGCTGCAGTGTCCGGTATCACTATCAGCCTTTGCCTGGGCAGACTCATGACTTTGGATAATGGGTTTGTTGGGATAGTGGCCCTAAGAGGCCAAACATTATCAGCCGAGGCATGAACTATGATGAGGGCCACCTTGGGCTCCCATTCTCGGTTCAGGGTGATacctagatagaatgttctatcgttaaaatgataatgtcctatggtgagggcctgtcctgagacacagttagattattcatGGGGAAGGTGTGAAGCTACCTAAGAAGATATTTATTGTCTTTAGGTATTTTCAAGAAC
Above is a genomic segment from Ostrea edulis chromosome 3, xbOstEdul1.1, whole genome shotgun sequence containing:
- the LOC125674081 gene encoding uncharacterized protein LOC125674081, translated to MNMFSKWRTLHKIIGNQCAVHKIKCKNLSGYGGRKYGSTLVSPLKKTPTVTDSAKVREIIDSYDTFLLDLDGTLWATDHYNSIPGIPRAIEFLRKLGKQILFVTNNSFHSNSHYLHKFKTQGFEAEEDEVFGVAYVAALYLKDILNITGQVYMMGTHGMANEMDKIGLKYFGLGPDPDISSLHVDDLLNMEFRENVQAVLMGFDKDFHYNKIYKSASYLTDKNCHFVATNDAEIAVKIAPNRLQPTTGSLIQSVAVASKRNPKVVGKPHTLMFECILGKYPGTDKKRTLFVGDSLKADIRFANNVGIDSALVLTGANKVKDIQNYPDAVPTYVMPSFADLYIR